The DNA region CCGGACGATGCCAGCGCGTGGAGCGGGGTCGTCCCGAATCTGGAAGCGGCAGGTTTGAGGTGGATTGCCCGGACCTGCGGGGGTTTGGCAAAACGCAGTTTCGCGACGGCGCAACCATTCGCGATGGCTCGGGGTCGCCATTGCTCAGGACGCGTTCGATCTCATGGACGCCCTGGGTATCGGCGCCTTCCATATTGTCGGCCACGATTGGGGCGGCCGCGCCACCTACCATATGGCGGCGATGGCGCCTGCGCGCCTCTTATCCGCCACCGTCATTGCCATCGGCTATTCACCTCGCGGGCGGTTCACCGTTCCGGCTTACCCACAATGTGCTCGCTGGTGGTATCAGTGGTTCATGACGGCGGAAGCGGGCGCGCAAGCGGTGCGCAACGATCCCATCGGCTTTGCCCGACGGCAATGGGACACGTGGGGGCCGACGGCGTGGATCACCGAAGACGCCTTCGCGGTGGCGGCACAAGCCTTTTCAAATCGGACTGGGTCGCGATTACTCTTCACGGCTACCAGTCGCGCTGGGAAACTCCGTCCAATGGACCCCGACTACGACGCGGCGCGCGCCATGGTCGATGCGACCGAAACGCTCGAGGTGCCGATGCTGTTCTTGCAGGGCGGCGCCGATGAATGCGACCCGCCCGAAGAGTCCGAAGGGCTCGAATCCTACTTCAGTGGCGGCTATCGACGTCAGGTGCTTTCTGGGGTGGTCATTTCCCTGCGCGTGAAGCCCCCATGGAAGTGGCGCATCTCGTCTGTCAGCACATCCGCGGTCACGCGCACGGTTGATGACTGAGGAATGGAGAGGGGTGGTCGCTTACGCGATTCACCCGGGCGCGGAGGACATGGCTGGGAGCCGTTGTGCTGAGTGGTTAATCATCAGCGCGTGAGTTCCCAGCGTAGCGCTGTAATGGTTATCACAACTTCGCATAATGTATATAGGCCAACGTTCTGTAAAACAGGTGTTTCACCGCTAAATGCAGACGCTTTAGGCGTATAGACGGCTAAACCGAATACTAGGAGGATGGCCGCTGCCGATTTCCCGATCTCGTCAGCCCATCGAAGCCACACCTTTGAGTTCGTGGGGTCTACCTTGGCGTCTCGTTCTGCTTGGATGCGCAGTGCCCATACGATTGCCCTTTCGCCGAGAGCGTTAGACATCTTTTCGATGTAGTGCGGCTGGGGATGCCGCGTTCCCTGACGCCAGTTGCTCACCGTCGCTTGTGTTGCACCGAGCAAGCGTGCTAGCGCCGAGTCAGACGTAAGGCCCCGGCGCTCCTTAACCCTGTCCATGAGATCGTGCGTGGCGGACATAAAACACCCTGTGTTGACGTAGGTAACACGGGCAGTGTAACGTGCCGACCCATAACGGGACGTGTTACCCGTTCAGGGGCCAGCCATGATCGACAACTTCGCCCGCGAGTGCATCGTTTCGCTCGCCGAGGACTGTGAAACCGCCCTCCGCATGGAGCTGGTTTCGCTGGACGCGCAGGACTTCGAGTGCGCCTCCATCCATGCCGAAGCCGCCGAGCGCACTGCGCTGGCCGCGTTCCGCATCGCCAAGTCGTGAGGGGAGGGCCCGTCATGCTTGCCTTCGTCCTTTCGGCCGGGATTTTCCTGTTCACCGTCTCATGTGCCCGGGCGTTCGTCGCGTGGCGCGCATACGCCGATCACCGCGCTCAGCTGGTCGCCGAGGGCTGGCTGTGATCGTCGATGGGGACGCATTGCAGGCTCTTTCGACCACTGGCGTCAGGCTGATCGCCGCCGCGGCTGTCACCGCCGTCGTCGTTTCGGTTGCGTGGACGTCGGGCCTCATCTCGATCATCTCTTCGAAGGTCCCGCGCCACGGCTCAGGCGTTGGCACCTATGCGGACTATCTCGATTCGAAGGGTATGGCGGCGTACTGCCAGAAGTGCGGCGCCCAGGTCGAGCCGGACGAGCCGTTTGGCGAAGTCGAGTGCGACGAATGCGGCTACGTCGGCGCTGCCGGTGAGACCGATGACGTCGAGCCTAACGAACCGTGGGACGAGAACGCCAGCGTGAGTGGGACACTGAAAACTTCTTCGACAAGCTGGAGAAGAAGCACCGTCATATCGAATGCACGGACTGCGGCGCGGATATCGAGCGCGAGCAGTTTGAGTGGAGTGACACGGAGTGCCCCGCTTGCGGGCATCGCGGCATGCCGTACGAAACCGGCGACGAGGCCTGATATGCGCTTACGCGGACTTCCAGAGGCTTTCGAGCCTAACCGGCACCACTACTACACGTCTCGACCGGTCGTTATTCCCGGGCCGGTCGAGTCCATCACGAAGCATGGTTTGCTACCGGGTGGCATGTCATCCGTGCCTGTCGATCCTCACTCGACGTACCCCGGCCTCTCGTCGTACGACCGTCGCCGTGTTCGTGAGGCGCGTATAGCGCTGTGGGGCAGGGGGCCCTACGCCCACCTCGTCCCTCGCGAGCGTGAGTTGCTGGAGGCTGGCCTGTGAACGCTCGCGGTGTGGTCAAGGTCTGCGTGTTTTTCACGTACGTCGTCGGTGGCGTGCTGCTCGTGCTTTTCGGGGACCACCTGTGATCCGGCGCGAAGCGCCGGTGATCCCGTCGGCTAACAGGGGATCAAAGTACCTGAACGCGAAGAAGGCGCTCCCTACGAAGCGTTCGCAGGTAGCTGCCAATATCGACTTCCTTCGTTTCAGCGCAGGCGCCGGTTACGTCTTCGGGTCAGAGACCGAAGGCGATGCGATGATCTGGTCCGCCGAGCGGTTCGTTCGTACCTTGGCACCGAAGTCCGGTATCCACGTTGAGCCCGCCATGAAGGGCGGCCGTCGCGGCTACGCGCATCACGTGGTTCTTCTCACGCCTGACGGCAGTGCTTGCGGCGACGTCTGTTGGGGTGGCGAAAATCAGCGCGGAACGGTGTCCGTGGAGATGACGGGCGCAGCATGCGCCCTCGTTGAAGCGGGCTTTGACCACGACGTGGCGTGGTCACAAGTCCGTGAAATGCTCGACACCATCGCCGCCAAGATCACGCGGGTCGATGTCGCTCACGATGATTACAAGGGTGAGCGTGGTCTCGAGCTTGCCAAGGAGTTGTACGACCTGGGCGAATTCGTGACGGGCGGTCGCCCTCCTGCGTCCAATGTACAGGGCTGGAACGACGGTAGTGGCATGACGATGTACATCGGCAAGCCCACCGGTCGCAGCCAATTGGTGGTGTACGAGAAGGGTAGGGAGCAGGGCTACCGCGACGGTGAGGAATACGCTGAGTGGGTCCGCTGGGAAGGTCGTTTCTATCACCGCAAGGGCTATGAAATTCCGCTCGACGTGTTGGTCGAACCCGCTCTGTTTCTGGTCGGCCGCTACCCGGCGCTCTCGTGGGTCAGCGCTGTGATGTGCCGCATCAAGTCCAGCGTTGTCCGCGCCAAGGCGAACCTTCAAAACGCGATGCGGCATTGCAAGCGCCAGTACGGCGGCTTGCTGAACTACCTCGCCTGCATCGCGGACGACACCACGGATCTCGGCGACCTCGTTTCCTCGTTCCTCACCCGCGACGCCACTCCCAAGTGGGTCGGCGAAAACCCATTCGGTCGAGCCGTCGCGCTCGACGCGCATCCGTTCGCAGCACCGTTTTAGCCCGGTCTCGGACCGGAAAACCGGCCACTTCCGGCCAAGTCAAGTAGACGTCCAAACGTCGTAGGAGAGTCAGTTATGTCCAAGCGTATCGTTCGTTTCACCGCCGAGATCAAGCTCGTCCCGAATAAGAAACAGCAGGGCAAAAATCACGGTTTCCAGAGCGCCCGGCTCGTTGACGCCGACGGCGGTTACGAGAAGTTTGAGGTGTATTTCGACCCGTCGAAGGCCTCGTTCGCTCGCGAGCCGGGTGACTACACCATCGAGGCGAGCGAGCCGAAGATCGTCGATGGTCGCCTCGTGATCTTTCCCGATTTCGTCCCGGCTAAGCCGGTTGCACGTTCGCAGGCTGCGTGATGGACGTGGGCGCAGGGATGTACCTGACCTGCGTCCAGTTCGACGCAGCGACCTCCACATGCACGCAGACCGCGTGGATGCCTCCGCCGACGTTAATCCCGCCGATGTCGTCGGAAGCGGGACAGACCCTTGGTATCGCGATCTTTTCAGGTCTCGTTGCCATCGCTGTCTCTAAGTTGCCCAGGCGCGGAATGTGATCGATCAGGGGACGCCATTCCGGCGCCCATTTCAGGAGAAAACCATGCTCAAGCTCGTCAAGACCACGAAGAATCGTCTCGCCAAGAACCCCCGCGTTCGCATGCTCGCTGCCACCGCGTTCCTGATGGTCGCATCGGTGGGTAGCGCGTATGCCGCCGACGGCGACGCGTACGATCCCACCGCCGATGTCGCCAAGATCGCTGCTGCGGTTGTGGTCGCGGTCACCATCTCGGTCGCGTTCACGTCCGGCTACATCGGCATCAAGTCGTCGAAGCTGCCGCGCCGGGGCGCGTGATCCATGCGGGCCATTCTTGCCTTCCTGCGCGCGGTGGCCCGCCTTTCAGTCAGGAGGGGCGGCGTCGGCACGCGGGTGTCCAGCTTGCTGGACCCCGTCGCCGCCGCCCCTTCCTCCCTCTCAAACGAGGTGCTCCCGTATGACGGGATACATTATTTTGGCCGCGTGGATTATGTTCGGCGCAGCGGTTACGCGCTGACGATTGCGGGGTGTTTGTTAGCGCTGTTCTCTGCGTCTGTATCCGCAGACGATTGGTCGCCGACGTGTCCTAGTTTGCAGAGTTACCAGTCGGCGTGCGCGTCTAACGCAGCGGAAATGAACGGTAACAGTGCCTACCGTAACGTGCAGTGCGTCACGAGGCGGATTAACTCGACGTCCGTCGAAGTGGATCTTAAGTATCAGCAGAAAGACAACAACGATGCTTGGGTCGACGCGTCGTATGTGGTAGGTCGCGTTAGTTGCCCAGTGGTTCCGCCCGCCAATCAGTGCGCGTCGCACGCGTCGCCTAGCGGTAGCGTCTGGGATTCCGGCTATTCGCAGGGTTCGACGGTATGCGCCGACTCTTGCGAGTTCGTTTTCACCCAGCAGCCCGGCACTATTACGGTCAGTGTTCCCGGAAGCGGCATCGGTCGCTCGCTCGGCACGTTTTCGCCTACCGGAAATAGCTGTTCTAGCGACAGTACGCCCCCGCCTCCGGCGTCTTCTCCGCCTCAGGTGTGCAGCGGCGGTTCCTGTTACGACCCCAATTCGAATCAGTTCTGCTCGGTCAGCAGTTCGGGCGCGCAAACGTGCGTGAGCGGCCCGACCGATCCGGGTGGTGGTGCACCCCCTCAGCAGCCGTCCGGCTGCGCTGTCAACGGTTCTGCGGCTTCCTGCGCAGGCGACGCCGGCCAGCCGCCGCCTACGCCGCCTAACCCTCCTGTGTCCGACCCTCAGCAGCAGCAGACGGGTAGCGGCTCCTTTTCCGGCTCCGGTGTTGGCGGTGGCATCACGATCACGACCGGGACGTATCAGGGAACCACGACGGGGACAGGCGGCAACGGCGGTTCAACCACGCCCGGTGGTGGAACGACTACGCCGGGTAACGGGACCGGTGGCGGTGACGGCGACGGTGACGGTGATGGTGATTGCACGGCGGGCAAGCTGTGCGACGACGCATATACGGAAGCTGCGTGCGGCGCGAGTCCTGCTACCGCTGGCGACCCGTTGCTTGCCACGATGGCGGTAGAGGCTCAGCGTCAGCGGTGCCAGTCGCTTGGAATTCAGGCAGAGATCCAAGGGGGCAATAAGGACAGCGGGAAGGAGGGCGGCGACCCGGATGTGTCGAGTTTGATCGACAACGGCGACGATGATGCTCCCGTGCAGCTTAACGATGCGGGCTGGCTGGGTGGGCGCGGTTCGTGCCCTGTAAAGCCCGTCATGTTTCTCGATCACGATCTTATGGGTGGCCCGGGCATTTGCGACACGGCAGCATTGCTGGCCGCGTGGGCATTGGTCGCGGCATACATCGTTGCCGCTGTGATCATCGGCAAATCGGTTAAGGGGAGCTGACGGTGCCTGCGTTTCTTATCCCGTTGATTGAAGTGTGCGGCGCAGCGTTGTCGCGACTTTTCTTCACGAGGGCAGGGCAGTGGTTGCTCACTGCGTTGCTGTTCCTCGGCATCCAGTTCGGGTCGCAGAAATTTATCGTAGAGCCCGCGTTGTCGGCGATTCAGTCGGCTTTCGGCGGGTTGTCGGCGGACACCGTTGCGTGGATGGCATACCTCAACGTTGATCGGTCAATCACGATTATTTTGTCGGCGTTCGCCTCGGCGGCGGGTAGTCGAATGATTCTCAAGCGGATAGGACCCAAGTCATGATTTACCTGTTAACGGGCACACCCGGTTCCGGCAAGACCCTCGCCGCGATGGAGTTGATCGAGCAGTGGGGCAAGGAGAAGGCAGGGCGTCTGATCTACTCGGCGAACATCGACGGGCAGTGCTATCCGGGCGTGCTTCCTCTCGACGACGCTGGCGTCCTTGAGTGGCACAAGCACTGCGAGAAGGATTCGCTTGTCGTGGTGGACGAGGCGCAGCGCTATTGGCGCGCGTCTCGTGGTGGCGATCCGTCGCAGGCGATCATCGAGATGGAGACGCATCGTCACGATGGCATCGATATCGTGTTGATGACGCAGCACCCAACGTTTCTACACGCGAACATCCGAAAGCTGGTGAACGTCCATATCCATCTTGTCGCGCACACGAAAGCGAGCGCGTTGAGGTACGAATGGCGTGAGGCTCACGACGACGTGCAGGACAGCGCCTTGCGCATGTTGGGTGAGTTCAAGGAATGGAAGTACCCGGCTCACCTTTACCCGTTCTACAAGTCGGCCACGATGCACACGAAACGGGCCAAGCGCCCGTGGGCGCAGGTGAAGGGTCGCATCGCCGCTGTCGTGTCGATCGCCATGTTCGTTCTGGTCGTTGGGGTTGGCATCTACGTGTTTCGCCACGGCGAAGTGCTCGCGGGCACGGGGACGAAGAAGGAGGATGTCAAGCCCGTGCCTGCAGTCTCCCCGTCCAAGCCGTCTGCGCAGGTTTCAAAGGCCCCGAAGACAGCTGGTGAGTACGTCGAGCAGCAGATGCCGCGTATCCCTAGCCAGCCTTGGAGCGCGCCGCTGTACGACGGCCAGCAGGTCACCACGCATCCCCAGGTCTATTGCGTGGCGAAAGGCGACGATTCGGATTGCCACTGCATCACGGAGCAGGGCACGCGTTACACGCTGGCCCTCGATATCTGTCTGAACGTAGCGAAGAACGGCCCGGCTTATGACCCGTTTAAGCCAGAGCGGCGTAAGGACGACACGCCATCGCGCGATGGCGTCAAGCCCTCCACGCCAGAGGCGTCTCCGGCGCTCGCTACGGCGGTCGCTGGGGTCGTTCCGGACGGTATCCCGGCGCCGCTTCCGCTGCGCGCTGGTGCGTCCAAGTGAATTGGAGTCACGTGGGTTATCGGGTGATTTGTACTGTCGCTTGCGTCGTCGCGGGGGTACTCGTCAAGCGGTGGCTGTATCGTCGTCGGTGACTGAGCGTCCTTCGGTCGCCCGGGCGAGACTGCAAATCGATTTGTCGCTTCGCCCGGGCAACCGAAGGTCTGGGGTGCAGGGGTTTCCCCTGCGGATACGCTCTCGACCATTCAACGAAGAAGACCCGGCCATCGCTGGCCGGGTCTTTCTTCATGCCTCATCCAATGCCCGCAAAACCTGCTCTTGGTCGTCGTGGAACAATAGCGACTTTATCGCGTTGATGTGGATTCCGCCGTCCGCCATCGTGCGTCCCGGTGGAACGAGGTACTGCTGTACGATCCGCCATCCTCTCCATTTGTCGGTTTGGATGTCCTGTCGGCCATCGTGTCGCGCCATGGCCCAGTTCAGGATCTCGCGCAGTGGTATGTGTCGACCCTGAGGGGTGATCAGTTCTCCGGGTTCAAGTTGCCATGTAGCCGAGGGCATCAGGTCTTCCTTTCTGTCGGCGGTACAGCATGCGCGTGGGGCGTGTCAATTGCCTGCGAAGCTTTTTCAGGTATTCGCATAATGTATATTATGTCAAATTGCGAATTCATTCTCGCGGTGTCTTCATGGCTCCGTTGTCGTCACCTGTCCTTGGTGGCCGCTGGCCTCAAGGCTAAGCTGGGCCCTTGGGTACTTGCCACCGTCGGTCATCGGGTGGCGCTGCTGTCGACGGCGCACCGGCTCAAGCAGCTAATCAACCCGTGCGAGCAGTCGGCCATTCGCATGGTACTGAGCCGGGCCGCTCGGGCGGAAGTCAAGCGCGGCGAGCGACCGCGCAAGAAGACGGCGATCACTTTGGCTGAGTTGGAGTCGATGCTGGCGACTTGCGACGACAGCCTGGAATGCTTGTGCGACTGCGCCGTACTCTGCTTCGCCTTGTCCAGTGGCGGCCGGCGACGCAGCGAGGTAGCGGCGGCCGACCTGCGCGACCTACGCCGCATCGGCCCACAGGGATTCATCTACCGGCTAGAACACAGCACGACGCAACAAGCCGCATAACCGCGACGTCGCCCCCGGACAAGCCCGTCTTGGATCGCGCCGCCCAGGCCTGGAGGTTTGGTTGGTCACCGCCGGCATCACCGAGGGAGCGATTTTTCGGCGATTGTGGAAGCAGCCCGTCGGCCCCGCCCTCTCACCGGCCGCGGTGGGCGAGATCGTGCAGCGGCGCGCCAAGCTGGCGGGACTGGAAGGCAACTTTGGCGGCATAGTCTGCGCTCGGGGTTCGCGATCAAGGCGAGCCGCCAAGGGGTGCCATTGCAGGCAATCATGGCGATGACCGAGCACCGTGCGGTGTCTAGCGTGATGGGGTACTACCAGACTCGAGGTGTCGCAGATAATCCCGCCGTGTACTTGCTTGATTCTGCAAACAACGGATAACGGGTCGTTGGCCGAGCGAGCGCTGACGTTTATTCTGTGGTCTCAGGCATTGCGACGCCAATTGGGCATAGTTCTCGAGGAGGGACACTTTTTGTGGCCACGACGTCAAAGATCGAATGGACCGAGCAGACGTGGAATCCGATTACGGGTTGCACCAAGTTATCGGCTGGCTGCAAGCATTGTTATGCGGAGACGCTCGCCCGCCGTCTGGAGGCCATGGGCACACCGGGCTACGAGAACGGTTTCGCGTTGACCTTGATGCCTCAACGCCTTGAGGAGCCACTGCGCCGCAAGAAGCCCACGATTTACTTTGTCAATTCCATGTCCGACCTATTCCATGAAAAGGTC from Luteibacter mycovicinus includes:
- a CDS encoding replication initiation factor domain-containing protein encodes the protein MIRREAPVIPSANRGSKYLNAKKALPTKRSQVAANIDFLRFSAGAGYVFGSETEGDAMIWSAERFVRTLAPKSGIHVEPAMKGGRRGYAHHVVLLTPDGSACGDVCWGGENQRGTVSVEMTGAACALVEAGFDHDVAWSQVREMLDTIAAKITRVDVAHDDYKGERGLELAKELYDLGEFVTGGRPPASNVQGWNDGSGMTMYIGKPTGRSQLVVYEKGREQGYRDGEEYAEWVRWEGRFYHRKGYEIPLDVLVEPALFLVGRYPALSWVSAVMCRIKSSVVRAKANLQNAMRHCKRQYGGLLNYLACIADDTTDLGDLVSSFLTRDATPKWVGENPFGRAVALDAHPFAAPF
- a CDS encoding alpha/beta hydrolase — encoded protein: MPGPAGVWQNAVSRRRNHSRWLGVAIAQDAFDLMDALGIGAFHIVGHDWGGRATYHMAAMAPARLLSATVIAIGYSPRGRFTVPAYPQCARWWYQWFMTAEAGAQAVRNDPIGFARRQWDTWGPTAWITEDAFAVAAQAFSNRTGSRLLFTATSRAGKLRPMDPDYDAARAMVDATETLEVPMLFLQGGADECDPPEESEGLESYFSGGYRRQVLSGVVISLRVKPPWKWRISSVSTSAVTRTVDD
- a CDS encoding DUF2523 family protein produces the protein MPAFLIPLIEVCGAALSRLFFTRAGQWLLTALLFLGIQFGSQKFIVEPALSAIQSAFGGLSADTVAWMAYLNVDRSITIILSAFASAAGSRMILKRIGPKS
- a CDS encoding helix-turn-helix domain-containing protein encodes the protein MSATHDLMDRVKERRGLTSDSALARLLGATQATVSNWRQGTRHPQPHYIEKMSNALGERAIVWALRIQAERDAKVDPTNSKVWLRWADEIGKSAAAILLVFGLAVYTPKASAFSGETPVLQNVGLYTLCEVVITITALRWELTR
- a CDS encoding zonular occludens toxin domain-containing protein, which codes for MIYLLTGTPGSGKTLAAMELIEQWGKEKAGRLIYSANIDGQCYPGVLPLDDAGVLEWHKHCEKDSLVVVDEAQRYWRASRGGDPSQAIIEMETHRHDGIDIVLMTQHPTFLHANIRKLVNVHIHLVAHTKASALRYEWREAHDDVQDSALRMLGEFKEWKYPAHLYPFYKSATMHTKRAKRPWAQVKGRIAAVVSIAMFVLVVGVGIYVFRHGEVLAGTGTKKEDVKPVPAVSPSKPSAQVSKAPKTAGEYVEQQMPRIPSQPWSAPLYDGQQVTTHPQVYCVAKGDDSDCHCITEQGTRYTLALDICLNVAKNGPAYDPFKPERRKDDTPSRDGVKPSTPEASPALATAVAGVVPDGIPAPLPLRAGASK